In Nilaparvata lugens isolate BPH chromosome 13, ASM1435652v1, whole genome shotgun sequence, the sequence cacgtttataatggcagtgtttgattagcaatggtattgctatccttgtacctctatcattcaacaaagcagatatcgctatctctttctcactttgctctattgccagatcgtctttaagcAATGTAGAGaatatatgattaattaattaacaaaatatctcacgTTAATTTCAAAGGCCATTAtaattttgaacgagaatgagcaataattattattacattaaaaAACCTGTATCAATGTTGctctgctatcttttctcacTGCCATTCTAACGTTGACCTCGCTATAGTAATATAAtccctcactatagtaatataATCAAGTCATATGCTGTCTTTGTTGAATCTTTACCCTTTctcttgatttattcaattattataggacTTGCTATGATAGATTCACTGgttcaaattaattataaattgtatttgctAATGCAtaactgtaataataattataaaaaaagaaaacatcTGCAGTCAATCtttagtagcagaagtcttcatgGTAGTTGGAAGCATTTGAATAAGCCCAAGGTACAGTCTTTGTAATAAATGgatagaaaataaatttgaattgaatattaccTTGCTCTTCATCTTTTGAAGGTGGCGTCTTTTCTGGTTTCCCTTTTTTGGCGTATGGGGCTTCCCCTCTCTGCAGATGtttcttttgagttttgattttcattttcactgaaaaattatcgctatctctttctcactttgctctgttgccagatcgtctttaaacaatgtagaatatatgattaattaattaacaaaatatctcacgTTTAACATAAAAGTCCattataattttaaacgagaatgagcaattaatattacatcaataaacctgtatctacgttgctctgctatcttttctcacTGCAATtttaacgttgacctcactatagtaatataATCAagtcatatattatatagtatgcTCCAGCAATTTCGCTGTAGTGttggaaataaattgatgtGCTGTCTTTGTTGAATCTTTACCCTTTCCCTtgatttcttcaattattataggaTTTATGATCTTTGAATCAAATAGTTTAGTATTAGTATCAATTTCGTATTTTCTTGCTATGATAGATTCACTggttcaaattatattgtatttgctAATGCATAacggtaataataattataaaaaagaaaacatCTGCAGTCAATCTTTAGTAGCAGAAGTCTGCATGGTAGTTGAAAgcatttgattttgaataagCCCAAGGTACAGTCTTTGTAATAAATGgatagaaaataaatttgaatttaatattaCCTTCTGAAGCTGGCGTATTTTCTGGGTTCTCTTTTTTTCGTATGGGGCTTCCCCTCTCTGCAGATGTTTCTTTTGAGCTTTTGATGcttcttttcattttcactgaaaaattatgaaagttGCTTGATCATCTTTCCAATAATTATCTCAAAATAATGTTGGTTTGATTAATGAAAGTCAAAATGTATGAGAATCTTCATGTcgattttgatatttgaattgcTTGAAACCATTTGGATATGCACTTAAAACTTTTGATTCATACTGATAGTTTATAATTGTTCGAGTTTAGTTTATAGGGTTAACTgaccactaacggtaggacattgTTGAGACTACTATCATTAtaatgtcctaccgttagtggtcAGTTAACCCTATAAACTAAACTCAAACAATTATGAACTATCAGTATGAATCAAAAGTTTCAAGTGCACATCCAAATGGTTTCAAgcaattcaaatatcaaaatcgACATGAAGATTCCCATACATTTTGACTTTCATTAAtcataccaatattatttgagatAATTATTGGAAAGATGATCAAGCaactttcatatttttcagtGAAAATGTTATAGATTCTTATTAGATTGTTATCGATTCTTATTTAGAATAGACCTCAGTAGGTGTAGTTCTAAATAATTCTAGACAATAATAATGTCTTAAATCTATCAATACTTGAGGAAAGTTCAACAATTCATTTTGAAGAGGAAACTATAAGCTTTCCATTCATACCTAAGTTATTGcttaaatacaaaaaataaagcTTCTGTctcattttatactttttgaaTGTGATTTCTACAGAAAGCCCTTTTCCAGTCAtcgaaattgaaatatttgtgataaaaacaaaaaaaatcgtaCCGACATAAAAATTACATACAATTGTTCAGAATTTAATGcagaattttaataaatatgtaACTCAAAATCAAAATATGCCGACAAGAGGTCCCTTTTCGCTTTCGGCCTCACAATTAGAGATGGAGAAACCGCCTCCACTTCCCTCTAGGAGGGCATCCTCGTCCTCGGTCAGGACCTCAGGGATTTCCATCTTGGAGACCGATGCGGCGGAGGTCGAGGGCAAGGGCTCCTCGGTTCTGCTAGGGCTTCGGATGTGGTGAGGCTGGACGTGGACGCCAGATCACGGTCTCGGCCTGTCCTCAGGTTGGGGAACAGATTGAAAAGCTCACGTGAGTTCCGGTAATCTGACTAATGGAATGTCTTCACCTTCCTCACTTTCTTTTTCTCCGATGAGGTAATACGATTCCAAAGAAAACTAACAGCTCATTAAATGGAGGAACAGTGAagataaaatgagaaaaagaataaaaaaatgaagtgatACAGTTAATCACAAAGGGAGAAACTAAACTGAGGAGCTAGAGGTGAAAGCAGTTAGGGGTTCCGTTCAGATTGGAGCAGAGCGGCCTGATGTTACCTGGTTGGGAACTAACGACAGACTGACTGTAGGGAGCTAGAGAATAATAGTGTCATATTCATGATTAGTATATCAAGTATATATAGCTAGTATAGTAATATTAGTGTAATAGTACTAGTATATAGTAATTTagtattcaatattgatatattagTATTAGtgtcaatattcaatattagagTTGTTGGAGTGATGTCCACTTACCAGAGTTTACGTTCACAGCAGCTTATATCAAATGTCGAGAAGTTGTAGAGGGTAACTTTatctataaatttaaaattatagaTAGAAAACAGCAGTTCATATCCAAAAACTACACTAGATTAAACTTGCCGACCAAAACATTGTCTACAAATAATGTTCAGtataatttttccataaaaCCAAGCGTTAATCTGTAATTCGAAGTTCAATAATTGAACTTATTATTTAGAacttactatttattatttaggaGCCAACTATGGgctattgaaattgaacatttgAAAGCCAACTGTCAGCCTCAGCCAAGCAGAGTTGAGAAATTGAGAGCTGCGCTCATGCTACCTGGCGGCAGGAATTTGCACTAGACTGCTCACTTGTGGACAGCTTGCAGCATCTAGCGGCAGCAAATGTaactatattcaaatattttgaagtaCCGNNNNNNNNNNNNNNNNNNNNNNNNNNNNNNNNNNNNNNNNNNNNNNNNNNNNNNNNNNNNNNNNNNNNNNNNNNNNNNNNNNNNNNNNNNNNNNNNNNNNACATTTATGTGGATCATTTCACATTTCTACTGTACTTTCGAGTGAAGAATTCCTCTGataaaaaatgagatatttttaatattatcaacTTAACTCATTTGAACCCCCTCTATGGAtcagttttattaatattagGTTGAAGtgaaatagtatcttacgtcacatggacgggaaggggcaTTTTGGACGAGAacgatgtttctagtcgaggcggtAACCGAGACTAGAatatttcattcgagcactgcaaaagacattcacgtccaattaacgtacactattttttggcataataatctaaagaagaataattaagcaatagaaaacattacctgcttgtgtgAAGTTACTATACATGCATTCtatacaaattccgaatcagaatgatgacgtcacgatttggagatatggcagtagatgttggcttcagaggctagacttcccagcttgtctattctataactggtctaagattacaatgtaagtttttaaaatagagatgcttcccatgttatttaaatgtagtcacttttcctccctagggagtttttctgttttttcactaccgagagcgaaaaagtgacactttggtattatgtttcagggagtaaagtaggctctttagacagtaggtggaggaaaagattTGTTTCTCACAGTCACGTACTAAACATTTTTCTTGTACGAATAAAGACTAAACAATGCCATAATTGTTTATAAAGTATTCCTCTTTGATTTGtagattcaaaatggcggcggGCAGTGTAGACCTGACCGAAGAGGACGCAGCCGACCTGCAGTTTCCCAAGGAGTTTGAGAACGCAGAGACGCTGCTGATCAGTGAGGTTCATATGCTGATTGTGCATCGCAAGCAACAGAACGAGAGTGCCGAGGAGGAGCAGGGCTTCTCCAACGTCTTCCAGAAAACCGACACCTATACGGAACGATTCCGCAAGTTCAAAAATAAGGTACCAACATTTGTGGATTGTCTTTTAAATTGTTTCCTGTATCAATTTCTAATAATAGAACTCACTAGTCTCAGGAAGATGTGGGCGTTAACTTCCAAATACCTCATTAATGAAAAAGAGTTTTCGCcgcactgcacagaaagcagctgttttccagtccctacgtagatctgaaagacattatttgcagacgactctcgtctgacgtcagaacaggttctttccggcctaggccggaaagagtaccctttccagccgctaacatggaactaagaaaggtgataaaaaaaacagctgatcaaaaaacttttcattatttgtgttcattattcaataaatatccCTCCAGTGAAGCTCCTTGGCTTCACTCTCGACCGTAAGCTTTCCTGGGGCGGGCACATTCAGGTAGTCTGTGGCAGGTTGAGCAGGGTGCTGTTTCTGCTCAGGAGCCTGAGAAGATGTGTACCAGAGGCCCATCTCCGCATGTGTTACTTTGCCTTCTTTCAGAGTGTGATGGCCTATGGCATCACCTTGTGGGGCGGTGCCTCTGAGGTAAAAGATGTACTGCTGGTGCAGAAGAAGGCCATCCGGATTCTTTGTGGGGCAGAATTTTTAGCGCATTGTAAGCCTCTTTTTGTGAGTGAAAAGATTCTCactgtattcaatttttacatttacAGGTCAGCTATAAAGGCATTCCACAGTGTCTGTACTTTGCCTGCCAGGGGTGATGTGCATGATCATGGCACCAGAGGCAGGCTGAGGCTGGACCTGCCATATTGTAGATTGGGGAGGACCCAGAGCAGCCTCATCTACCAGCCAGCTAAAATTTTGAACAAGCTGCCAGTTTCAGCCAGGACTCTGCCAGAGACAGTCTTGAAGAGGAGACTGAGGGCTTTCCTTCAGGAGAACCCCTTCTATTCTATGAGGGAGTTCTATGATTGTGACCCTCAGACTGTAAGTAGATACTTCTTGCATTAGTCTTGCTGCCTCTTCTGCTTGCTGCTTTTTGTGTttaatgtgtatttttgttcttCACCTGTCTTATGACAGTTTTTATGTTCTTGACTTGTTCACTTGTGGCCATACTTATGACCACGCCATGAACAgaaactcattattattattattattaataaaacatttataataatatcatcttattgtcatttgaaagaataaaaagtataaactcaacctcccacataattgaacataatcttttaggttatttagacaaatcagaataaaaaataaaaatacttggacaatttcctgatattcagattacctcagatttgctagagctatcaccttccacttatgctttcggaagtgcttagtaaaccattattctcatatatatatatatataatatatatatattatatatatatatatatatatatattatatatatatatatatatatatatatatatatatatatatatatatattgtttatttttctgtgtggcgaaaaatagcgttcgcacctagggcaaaaatgtttttccggccctcaatcttttctagtcctcggcctacggcctcggacttgaaaactgatttcgagccagaaaagtctcattttcggccccaggtgcgaaatatactttATTCTTATATATTCTTAAAcctattttattctttcaaatgacaataagatgatattattattaatgttttaattattgaataatgaaaagttttttgatcagctgtttttgatcacctttcttagttcgatgttagcggctggaaagggtactagGCCtaggcctaggccggaaagaaacctgttctgacgtcagacgagagtcgtctgcaaacaatgtctttcagggactggaaaacagctgctttctgtgcagtgtggcgaaaaagagttttcgccccacttggatgtaatgagctggttttcgtgcgtcatatggaggccgaaaatgactgttttctgaccaggccggtaaaagttttacggccctagggctgtaaaataaccttgaagtcagctgattctgatttgatgtgaacgtgtttacaaaatggtttatgaaacggaatcagtttatgcttctagagttgaataagtattctgcaataagaatatcattttattggatgaatagattatataatataaattattcaaattcgatttcagagtaggatagaacttctaacctaaacttcggaagtcaacgacaacaagcattgttgacgttgacattcagattggccaaatttcagtgctaaaacagctgatcaaaaaatttttcattatttgtgtttatattcaagaatcaaaacatttataataaaatcatcttattgtcaattggaagaataaaaagtataaactcaacctcttacataattgaacataatcttttagttatttagacaaatcagaataaaaaataaaaatacttggacaattcctgatattcagattatctcagatttgctagagctatgaccttcctttgctttcggaagtgcctaataaacaataaattattctcatatttatattgtttatttttctgtgtggcgaaaaatagcgttcg encodes:
- the LOC120354020 gene encoding DNA-directed RNA polymerase II subunit Rpb4-like, translating into MAAGSVDLTEEDAADLQFPKEFENAETLLISEVHMLIVHRKQQNESAEEEQGFSNVFQKTDTYTERFRKFKNKETIAAVRNLLTQKKLHKFELASIANLCPETPEEAKALIPSLEGRFEDEELRQILEDIQTKRSLQY